One segment of Nostoc piscinale CENA21 DNA contains the following:
- a CDS encoding trifunctional serine/threonine-protein kinase/ATP-binding protein/sensor histidine kinase, with protein MISTPVSIPGYIVSEQIYDGSRTVVYRAVREIDNLPVVIKLLKNSYPSFNELLSFCNQYSIAKNLNSPLIIQTYSLEAYKNGYALIMEDFGGISLLEWKAKSREEFLEEFLEIAISICRTLDILYHERILHKDIKPSNILINPTTKQVKLIDFSIASLLPRETPAIVNPNVLEGTLAYISPEQTGRMNRPIDYRTDFYSLGVTFYELLTGELPFQSNDAMELLHCHIAKIPPILEERRLTSPAETLTRTTSLSEQNAGGRREEIPTVLCDIIMKLMAKNAEDRYQSALGIKYDLEKCLSQLQETGAIEHFEIGQRDICDRFIIPDRLYGRKAEVDTLLQAFERVSQGATEMMLVAGLSGIGKTAVVNEVHKPVVRQRGYFIKGKYDQFQRNIPLAAFVQAFRDLIGQILTESDAKIQQWKNKILAAVGDNGGVIIEVIPELENIIGQQPPAVELSGTAAQNRFNLLFQKFTQLFTCAEHPLVIFLDDLQWADSASLNLIQLLMADTGYLLLIGAYRNNEVKPADPLILTLNAIQKAQATINTITLAPLNQLELNKLVADTLKCPENLAWNLSVLIYQKTQGNPFFATQFLKSLHQENLIQFDFALGCWQCDISQVNQLALTDDIVAFMAWQLQKMPQSTQNVLQLAACIGNSFDLATLAIVSQQSEIETAADLWKALQEGLILPISEVYKFYQGIEGDRLTLEPGNTTQQLAKYKFLHDRVQQAAYSLIPQEQKQATHLQIGQLLQQNLSDIEQEEKIFDIVGHLNKGIQLITEQKAQEKLAQLNLKAGTKARNSTAYSAARIYFQTGLELLPENCWIQQYELALNIHIAAAEASYLTSDFENMEQIATIVLLSARTILDKVKIYEIQIAAQVLQSNVLEAIAVGRKALAQLGVELPQAPDQALTGQILQNLNTQLAGRNIADLINLPLMTDPVTEAAIEVLGMLFSPIIQGMPGLLPWLSSMMVSLSLQSGNTVASTTGYGIHGMVLCAFLEDAVTGYAFGQLAINLLEKFNLQKHKSVVLSLFGCFIQHYQERLDATIPLLLTAYQTGIETGDFLHAGFALGGHSDGRFFTGEELHSFVHVMADYSLALAQVKQYSAQVYLNLGKQAAENLIEPVSEPDYLIGNTYNETLILTKHQQDNDLIAIAQAYIYKLLLACYFAKYTNARNYIDQAKPCLMAVSGSIFVPIFHFYAALTYLGLVPTQPEPEQAKLLEVAASHHTVLYQWACYAPMNHLHKWYLVEAERCRVLGEKFAASECYDQAINLAKEHQFINEEALAQELAAKFYLQWGKQRIAEEYMIQAYYAYAHWGAKAKIADLEKHYPQLLAPILKSTRAAIITNETILASGIFTSTSSPTSTNNISDTFDLKAILTAYQTLTGEIELEKLLSTLLAIVVKNSGADKCVLMLLRNERLFIKGLMTEGKPPVVLQRIPVEDSQEIPHKLIYKVKHSHQIVVLRDATADSTLANDPYIVRQQPKSILCSPILHQGKLLGILYLENNLATGAFTSDRVELLNLICTQAAISLENARLYEQEQEKSHSLQISIAQLKQTEVSLAQEREFLNVIIDNITDGIVVCDANGKLILFNKATCEFHGLPIASLPPEQWAEHFDLYQPDGQTPLSTHEIPLFRALQGEKIENVEMVIAPKNGTKRILLASGQAIFDAWGNKVGAVAVMRDINERKQAELALQQKSLDLQQALQDLQTAQLQIIQSEKMSALGNLVAGVAHEMNNPLGFISATLKQTKPNLEDLIEHLKLYQETLENPSEEIQDHADEIDLIYLLEDLPRTLDAMMIACDRLKNISTSLRTFSRADQDYKVQFNLHNGIDSTILILKHRLKANEQRPAIEVITEYGDLPHIECFPGQLNQVFMNILANAIDALEEANTGQSFTEIKAHPNQIKITTLLLEKSVKISIADNGKGISEEVKQKIFDHLFTTKSVGKGTGLGLAIARQIVEETHGGKLTCHSVLGQGTEFVIEIPA; from the coding sequence ATGATTAGCACTCCAGTCAGTATTCCCGGATATATAGTCAGCGAACAAATCTATGATGGTTCTAGAACTGTAGTTTACCGAGCAGTCCGAGAAATTGACAATTTACCTGTAGTCATTAAACTGCTAAAAAATTCTTATCCTAGTTTTAATGAACTTTTATCTTTTTGCAATCAGTACAGCATTGCGAAAAATCTCAACTCCCCTCTCATTATTCAAACCTATAGCCTCGAAGCATACAAAAATGGTTATGCGTTAATCATGGAAGATTTTGGTGGAATTTCTCTTCTAGAATGGAAGGCTAAGAGTAGGGAAGAATTTCTGGAAGAGTTTTTAGAAATAGCCATTTCTATTTGCAGAACTTTAGATATTTTATATCACGAGCGTATTCTTCATAAAGATATTAAACCCAGTAATATCTTAATTAATCCTACAACCAAACAAGTTAAATTAATTGATTTTAGTATTGCATCTTTATTACCACGAGAAACGCCAGCGATTGTTAATCCTAACGTCTTAGAAGGGACACTTGCTTACATTTCTCCAGAACAAACCGGAAGAATGAATCGCCCAATTGATTACCGGACTGATTTTTATTCTTTAGGTGTGACTTTTTATGAGTTACTCACAGGAGAATTACCTTTTCAATCAAATGATGCGATGGAATTGTTACATTGTCATATTGCGAAAATACCGCCTATTCTGGAAGAAAGGAGGCTCACTTCTCCTGCGGAGACGCTAACGCGAACGACTTCGCTCAGTGAGCAAAATGCAGGAGGCAGAAGGGAAGAAATACCAACAGTTTTATGTGATATTATTATGAAATTGATGGCGAAAAATGCTGAAGACAGATATCAAAGTGCTTTGGGAATAAAATATGATTTAGAAAAATGTCTATCTCAACTCCAAGAAACGGGTGCGATTGAACATTTTGAAATTGGACAACGGGATATATGCGATCGCTTCATTATTCCTGATAGACTTTATGGTAGAAAAGCGGAAGTAGATACTCTCTTACAAGCATTTGAACGAGTCAGCCAAGGCGCAACAGAAATGATGCTGGTTGCTGGGTTATCTGGAATTGGTAAGACAGCAGTTGTGAATGAAGTTCATAAACCAGTTGTCAGACAACGAGGTTATTTTATCAAAGGTAAATACGACCAATTTCAACGGAATATTCCCTTGGCTGCTTTTGTCCAAGCATTCCGCGATTTGATAGGTCAAATCTTAACTGAAAGTGATGCAAAAATTCAACAATGGAAAAATAAAATTTTAGCGGCTGTGGGTGACAATGGCGGGGTAATTATTGAAGTTATTCCCGAATTAGAAAACATTATTGGTCAACAGCCACCTGCTGTAGAATTATCCGGTACAGCAGCACAAAATAGATTTAATTTATTATTTCAAAAGTTTACGCAATTATTTACCTGTGCTGAACATCCCTTAGTGATATTTTTAGATGACTTGCAATGGGCAGATTCAGCATCATTAAACTTAATCCAGCTTTTAATGGCTGATACAGGTTATTTATTATTAATTGGGGCGTATCGTAATAATGAAGTCAAACCAGCAGATCCATTAATCTTGACGTTGAATGCAATTCAAAAAGCACAAGCTACAATTAATACTATTACTTTAGCACCACTAAATCAATTAGAATTAAATAAATTAGTAGCGGATACTCTGAAATGTCCAGAAAATTTGGCTTGGAACCTTTCTGTATTAATCTATCAAAAAACTCAGGGTAATCCATTTTTTGCTACTCAATTTCTGAAATCATTACATCAAGAAAATCTCATTCAATTTGATTTTGCCTTGGGTTGTTGGCAATGTGATATTAGCCAAGTCAATCAACTAGCACTTACAGATGATATTGTGGCTTTCATGGCATGGCAATTACAAAAAATGCCACAATCCACGCAAAATGTCTTACAATTAGCTGCTTGTATTGGAAACTCTTTTGATTTAGCAACATTGGCAATTGTTTCTCAGCAGTCAGAGATAGAAACTGCTGCTGATTTGTGGAAAGCTTTGCAAGAAGGACTAATTTTACCGATTAGTGAAGTTTATAAATTTTATCAGGGAATCGAAGGCGATCGCTTGACCCTAGAACCAGGAAATACTACTCAACAATTAGCAAAATATAAATTTTTACATGACAGAGTACAGCAAGCCGCCTATTCACTGATTCCTCAAGAGCAGAAACAAGCAACTCATCTGCAAATTGGACAATTACTCCAACAAAATTTATCTGACATTGAACAAGAGGAAAAAATCTTTGATATTGTCGGACATTTGAATAAAGGCATTCAGTTAATTACAGAACAAAAAGCACAAGAGAAACTAGCGCAACTTAACTTAAAAGCAGGAACTAAGGCGAGAAATTCTACAGCATATTCTGCCGCCAGAATATATTTCCAAACAGGACTGGAACTATTACCGGAAAATTGTTGGATTCAGCAGTATGAATTAGCGTTGAATATTCATATTGCGGCGGCGGAAGCGAGTTATTTAACTAGTGATTTTGAAAATATGGAACAGATAGCAACCATAGTATTGCTATCGGCCCGCACAATTTTAGATAAAGTTAAAATTTATGAAATTCAAATTGCCGCGCAAGTTTTACAAAGTAATGTTTTAGAGGCGATCGCAGTTGGCAGAAAAGCATTAGCACAATTAGGGGTTGAACTGCCACAAGCACCTGATCAAGCCTTGACTGGCCAAATCCTACAAAACCTGAATACTCAACTTGCAGGCAGAAACATTGCTGACTTGATCAATTTGCCATTAATGACTGATCCCGTCACAGAAGCTGCAATCGAAGTGTTGGGAATGTTGTTTTCACCTATCATCCAAGGAATGCCCGGTTTATTACCCTGGTTAAGTTCAATGATGGTGAGTTTATCTCTGCAATCAGGTAATACTGTGGCATCCACAACTGGATATGGCATTCATGGGATGGTGTTATGTGCATTCTTAGAAGATGCAGTCACAGGATATGCTTTCGGTCAGTTGGCTATCAACTTACTGGAAAAATTTAATCTCCAAAAGCATAAATCCGTTGTCCTTTCTTTGTTTGGCTGCTTTATTCAACATTACCAAGAGCGATTAGATGCCACAATTCCCTTGCTGTTAACCGCCTACCAAACTGGCATCGAAACCGGAGATTTTTTACACGCTGGTTTTGCTTTGGGTGGTCACAGTGATGGCAGATTTTTCACTGGTGAAGAACTGCATAGTTTTGTTCATGTTATGGCTGATTACAGTTTGGCATTGGCTCAGGTAAAACAATATTCGGCTCAAGTATATTTGAATTTGGGCAAACAAGCGGCAGAAAACTTGATAGAACCAGTCAGCGAACCAGATTACTTGATTGGGAATACCTACAATGAAACATTGATTCTGACTAAGCACCAGCAGGATAATGACTTAATTGCGATCGCTCAAGCTTATATCTACAAACTGCTACTTGCTTGCTATTTCGCTAAATATACAAATGCACGCAACTATATTGACCAAGCCAAGCCTTGTTTAATGGCAGTATCAGGATCGATTTTTGTGCCGATTTTCCATTTTTATGCGGCGCTAACTTATCTAGGACTTGTCCCCACCCAGCCAGAACCAGAACAAGCCAAACTGCTAGAAGTTGCAGCCAGTCACCACACAGTTCTGTACCAATGGGCGTGCTATGCGCCGATGAATCACTTGCATAAATGGTATTTAGTCGAGGCTGAACGTTGTCGAGTTTTGGGTGAAAAATTTGCCGCCAGTGAGTGTTATGACCAAGCGATAAATCTGGCTAAAGAACATCAATTTATCAACGAAGAAGCCCTCGCCCAAGAATTAGCAGCCAAGTTTTATCTGCAATGGGGTAAACAGCGCATAGCCGAGGAATACATGATTCAAGCCTACTATGCTTATGCCCATTGGGGTGCTAAAGCCAAAATTGCCGACTTAGAAAAACACTATCCCCAACTACTTGCACCGATATTAAAATCAACTCGTGCGGCGATTATAACTAACGAAACTATCCTAGCTTCAGGAATTTTCACATCTACCAGTTCCCCCACTTCGACCAACAATATCTCCGATACCTTTGACTTAAAAGCGATTCTCACAGCTTATCAAACTCTGACTGGTGAAATTGAACTAGAAAAACTGCTGTCAACATTGCTGGCTATTGTTGTAAAAAATTCTGGGGCTGATAAATGTGTATTAATGTTGTTGCGAAATGAGCGCCTATTCATCAAAGGCTTGATGACAGAAGGAAAACCGCCAGTTGTATTGCAGAGGATTCCTGTTGAAGACAGTCAAGAAATTCCCCACAAGTTAATTTACAAAGTCAAGCACAGCCACCAAATTGTTGTGCTGCGGGATGCAACCGCAGATTCTACCTTAGCCAACGACCCGTATATTGTGCGTCAACAGCCCAAGAGTATCTTGTGTAGTCCGATTTTGCATCAAGGTAAATTGCTGGGTATTTTATATCTAGAGAATAATTTAGCAACAGGAGCCTTCACTAGCGATCGCGTCGAACTGTTGAATTTAATCTGCACTCAAGCAGCGATTTCTCTAGAAAATGCCCGACTTTATGAGCAAGAACAAGAAAAATCCCATTCTTTACAAATATCCATTGCACAATTAAAACAAACTGAAGTATCTCTGGCTCAAGAAAGAGAATTTTTAAATGTCATCATTGACAACATTACCGACGGAATTGTGGTTTGTGATGCTAATGGCAAATTGATTTTATTTAACAAAGCAACTTGTGAATTTCATGGCTTACCAATAGCATCATTACCCCCTGAACAATGGGCAGAACATTTTGACCTTTATCAGCCTGATGGGCAAACACCATTATCAACCCATGAAATTCCTTTATTTCGTGCCTTACAAGGGGAAAAAATCGAAAACGTCGAGATGGTAATTGCCCCTAAAAATGGTACAAAGAGAATTTTGTTAGCCAGTGGACAAGCAATTTTTGATGCTTGGGGTAACAAAGTTGGTGCGGTAGCTGTTATGCGAGATATTAATGAGCGCAAACAAGCTGAACTGGCTTTACAGCAAAAATCCTTAGACTTGCAACAAGCCCTCCAAGACTTACAAACAGCACAATTGCAAATCATTCAAAGTGAAAAAATGTCGGCTTTGGGTAATTTAGTTGCGGGCGTAGCTCATGAAATGAATAATCCTTTAGGCTTTATTTCAGCAACTCTCAAACAGACTAAACCAAATTTGGAGGATCTCATTGAACACTTAAAACTCTATCAAGAAACTCTGGAAAACCCTAGTGAGGAAATTCAAGACCATGCTGACGAAATTGACCTGATTTATCTTTTAGAAGACTTACCCAGAACTTTAGATGCAATGATGATAGCTTGCGACAGATTAAAAAATATTAGCACTAGTCTGCGGACTTTCTCTCGTGCTGATCAAGATTACAAAGTCCAATTTAATCTTCATAATGGCATTGATAGCACTATCTTAATTCTCAAACATCGTCTCAAAGCCAATGAACAACGTCCAGCGATAGAAGTGATTACTGAATACGGAGATTTGCCCCACATAGAATGTTTTCCTGGGCAATTAAATCAGGTATTTATGAATATCTTGGCTAATGCGATTGATGCTTTAGAAGAAGCAAATACAGGTCAGAGCTTTACAGAAATCAAAGCTCATCCCAACCAAATTAAAATTACAACATTGCTCTTAGAGAAATCAGTAAAAATCTCAATTGCTGATAATGGTAAAGGAATCAGTGAAGAAGTGAAACAAAAAATATTTGACCATTTATTCACTACTAAATCAGTGGGTAAAGGTACGGGATTAGGATTAGCCATTGCTCGGCAAATTGTTGAAGAAACCCACGGTGGTAAGTTAACTTGTCACTCCGTTTTAGGACAAGGTACAGAATTTGTGATTGAAATTCCAGCGTGA